One Deltaproteobacteria bacterium genomic window carries:
- a CDS encoding lytic transglycosylase domain-containing protein, translating to MKPEYRVLLLAGTLFVSLFSSTAAAESSVNEALHAAYITRLFALETRLVRLTAHRPLTLEEQTTLAQLKNERDSLCRRLNVCEHYLRKRLSEAHRWVGRQRLGAIISAKARLYGINADFVHAIIKCESNYDTHALSRAGAMGLMQLMPETAAELGVENPWSPGENIDGGIRYILALLKEFRDPWKALISYNCGPEILRRGLLIPAESRRFARKVLRVFVNRRLANNK from the coding sequence ATGAAACCTGAATACAGAGTTCTGCTGTTGGCAGGAACCCTGTTTGTCAGCTTATTTTCTTCCACAGCAGCAGCAGAATCGTCTGTGAACGAGGCACTGCATGCGGCCTATATCACCAGGCTCTTTGCTCTGGAAACAAGGCTTGTTAGGCTCACTGCACACCGCCCGCTCACTCTAGAAGAACAGACAACTCTTGCTCAATTGAAGAATGAGCGCGACAGCTTGTGTCGCCGACTCAATGTCTGCGAGCACTATTTGCGAAAACGCCTGTCAGAGGCGCACAGATGGGTTGGCAGACAGAGGCTGGGTGCCATTATTTCAGCAAAAGCCAGGCTCTATGGGATCAATGCGGATTTTGTTCATGCGATCATCAAGTGTGAGTCCAACTATGACACACATGCTCTTTCGAGGGCTGGCGCCATGGGCCTGATGCAACTGATGCCTGAAACAGCAGCTGAACTGGGGGTGGAAAACCCCTGGTCCCCAGGAGAAAACATTGACGGCGGCATCCGCTACATTCTGGCGCTGCTCAAAGAGTTCAGAGACCCGTGGAAGGCGCTGATCAGCTATAATTGTGGCCCAGAGATTCTTCGCCGTGGGCTGCTGATTCCGGCTGAAAGCAGACGTTTTGCCCGCAAGGTTCTCAGAGTGTTTGTCAATAGACGTCTGGCTAATAACAAGTAG
- a CDS encoding biopolymer transporter ExbD, translated as MRLPTPFFDVFCLLMGIFLLYNQMLAAYFNESPEKTLPQMDLAAITEKGSAKAAHPEALTISMKSRGRRADDVAYFINEQKSKFAELREKLKALSPDKVILRVDKNIPHGLVLEVIALCQNSGVENVSFSYKSKKR; from the coding sequence ATGAGACTTCCCACGCCCTTCTTTGACGTCTTTTGCCTGCTTATGGGGATTTTTTTGCTCTACAACCAGATGCTTGCAGCTTACTTCAATGAATCGCCGGAGAAAACTCTGCCGCAGATGGATCTTGCCGCCATAACAGAAAAGGGTAGTGCGAAGGCGGCGCACCCCGAAGCTTTGACCATTAGCATGAAATCTCGAGGCCGCAGAGCAGATGATGTGGCCTACTTTATCAATGAGCAAAAGAGCAAATTCGCAGAACTGCGGGAGAAGTTGAAAGCCCTTTCCCCAGACAAAGTCATCTTGAGGGTGGACAAGAACATTCCCCACGGTCTGGTGCTGGAGGTCATTGCTCTGTGCCAGAACTCGGGGGTGGAAAACGTTAGCTTCAGCTATAAGAGCAAAAAGAGGTGA
- a CDS encoding MotA/TolQ/ExbB proton channel family protein: MPRSRLANGSNWFANLGLRLLQTIAALLLGFISYRIFFESGLAPEAWEVLSGVVQTIYQRIGIVSVGLFPLSLHITGLAVFILLHHLDLRVLRSNAQDQLRLVQELGPMLGVTGTMISLSRAMDSLTMSKGVEVAIKQMSGLVAQALCSSIWGVILAMAAFLLQFVCPRDSEM; encoded by the coding sequence ATGCCGCGAAGTAGACTCGCCAATGGTTCCAATTGGTTTGCAAACTTGGGGCTGAGACTCTTGCAGACAATAGCGGCTTTGCTGCTCGGTTTCATTTCTTATCGCATTTTCTTTGAAAGCGGCTTGGCACCAGAGGCGTGGGAGGTGCTGTCAGGAGTGGTGCAGACCATCTATCAAAGAATTGGCATTGTTTCTGTCGGACTGTTTCCCTTGAGCCTGCATATTACAGGATTGGCTGTGTTCATATTACTCCACCATCTGGATCTTAGGGTGCTCCGCTCGAACGCTCAGGACCAACTTCGTCTGGTGCAGGAACTCGGCCCCATGCTCGGCGTTACCGGGACTATGATTTCTCTATCTAGAGCTATGGACAGCCTCACCATGTCCAAAGGGGTGGAGGTGGCAATCAAGCAAATGAGTGGGCTGGTTGCCCAGGCTCTATGCTCTTCTATCTGGGGGGTGATACTTGCCATGGCGGCCTTTTTGCTGCAATTCGTCTGCCCCAGAGATAGTGAGATGTAG